A genomic region of Venturia canescens isolate UGA chromosome 7, ASM1945775v1, whole genome shotgun sequence contains the following coding sequences:
- the PMCA gene encoding plasma membrane calcium-transporting ATPase 1 isoform X6, with the protein MATIDGRPAQYGITLKQLRELMEHRGREGVNKINGYGGVQEICKKLYTSPSEGLSGSTADIQHRRDTFGSNMIPPKPPKTFLQLVWEALQDVTLIILEIAALVSLGLSFYQPKDDDDDEIVVGHLDEDEGKYGWIEGLAILISVIVVVIVTAFNDYSKERQFRGLQNRIEGEHKFSVIRQGEVKQISVSDIVVGDICQIKYGDLLPADGILIQSNDLKVDESSLTGESDHVKKGEAFDPMVLSGTHVMEGSGKMLVAAVGVNSQAGIIFTLLGAAVDQQEQEIKKMKKEAKKQRKKKSLSGDEVGEITGNSHTSGGAKHEGGENHHAPAASSGGGGHESKKEKSVLQAKLTKLAIQIGYAGSTIAVLTVVILVIQFCITNFVIHQRAWKSKYAGNLVRHLIIGVTVLVVAVPEGLPLAVTLSLAYSVKKMMKDNNLVRHLDACETMGNATAICSDKTGTLTTNRMTVVQSYLCEKLSKTIPSFAEIPNHVGNLLIQSISINSAYTSRIMPGQDPTDLPMQVGNKTECALLGFVIALGKNYQTLRDDQPEETFTRVYTFNSVRKSMSTVIPRQGGGYRLFTKGASEIIMKKCAFIYGRDGNLEKFTRDMQDRLVKNVIEPMACNGLRTISIAYRDFVPGKAEINQVHSENEPNWEDEDNIVCNLTCLGIVGIEDPVRPEVPDAIRKCQKAGITVRMVTGDNVNTARSIAQKCGIFKPNEDWLILEGKEFNRRIRDSNGEVQQHLLDKVWPKLRVLARSSPTDKYTLVKGMIDSKVSASREVVAVTGDGTNDGPALKKADVGFAMGIAGTDVAKEASDIILTDDNFSSIVKAVMWGRNVYDSIAKFLQFQLTVNVVAVIVAFIGACAVQDSPLKAVQMLWVNLIMDTLASLALATELPTPDLLLRKPYGRTKPLISRTMMKNILGQAVYQLVVIFTLLFKGHDMLNIDTGLGVAEQGGGATQHFTIIFNTFVMMTVFNEFNARKIHGQRNVFQGIFTNPIFYSIWIGTCLSQVFIIQYGKMAFSTKALDLDQWMWCLFFGIGTLLWGQVVTCIPTRKIPKILSWGRGQPDDIGAINLGDENYDPDSDKKPRAGQILWIRGLTRLQTQHRFCYRREKKVGRREGERRTI; encoded by the exons ATGGCGACGATAGATGGGCGGCCCGCCCAATATGGCATCACTCTCAAACAGCTTAGGGAGCTCATGGAACATCGAGGGCGCGAAGGTGTCAATAAAATTAATGGCTACGGGGGAGTTCaggaaatttgtaaaaaattgtatacctCGCCCAGCGAAG GCCTCAGCGGATCGACGGCGGATATACAACACAGGCGAGACACATTCGGTTCAAACATGATACCTCCGAAACCaccaaaaacatttttacaatTAGTGTGGGAAGCGTTGCAAGATGTTACTTTAATCATTCTCGAAATAGCCGCATTGGTTTCGTTAGGTCTTAGCTTCTATCAACCAAaggatgacgatgacgacgaaa TTGTCGTCGGTCATCTGGACGAGGACGAGGGTAAATACGGTTGGATCGAGGGCCTCGCGATCCTTATATCTGTAATAGTAGTGGTCATAGTTACGGCATTCAACGACTACTCCAAAGAACGACAATTTCGAGGTCTTCAAAATCGAATAGAAGGAGAACACAAGTTTTCCGTAATTCGGCAAGGAGAAGTTAAACAAATCTCTGTGTCGGACATCGTCGTGGGCGATATATGTCAG ATAAAATACGGTGATTTGTTACCCGCCGATGGTATTCTTATACAGAGCAACGACCTCAAAGTGGATGAATCCAGTTTGACGGGAGAATCGGACCACGTTAAGAAGGGTGAAGCGTTTGATCCTATGGTGCTATCGG GTACACACGTGATGGAAGGCTCGGGTAAGATGTTGGTCGCTGCGGTTGGCGTCAACTCGCAGGCCGGCATCATCTTTACTCTCTTGGGTGCAGCGGTCGACCAGCAAGAGCaagaaatcaagaaaatgaagaagg AGGCTAAAAAGCAGCGGAAGAAGAAGTCTCTATCAG GCGACGAGGTTGGAGAAATAACTGGCAACAGTCACACGAGTGGAGGAGCTAAACACGAAGGTGGAGAAAATCATCACGCCCCAGCAGCATCCAGTGGCGGTGGAGGCCACgaatcgaaaaaagaaaagagcgtGTTGCAGGCCAAGTTGACGAAACTCGCGATACAAATTGGCTACGCTGGCTCGACGATCGCCGTTCTTACAGTCGTTATACTAGTCATACAATTCTGCATAACGAATTTCGTTATACACCAAAGAGCATGGAAAAGCAAGTATGCCGGAAATCTCGTACGCCATCTGATTATCGGTGTGACCGTACTCGTCGTTGCCGTACCGGAAGGTCTTCCTCTAGCTGTCACACTCTCCCTCGCCTATTCCGTCAAG AAAATGATGAAGGACAACAATTTGGTGCGTCATTTGGACGCTTGCGAGACGATGGGTAACGCAACGGCCATATGCTCGGACAAAACCGGCACCCTGACGACCAATCGGATGACAGTCGTACAATCGTATCTGTGCGAAAAATTGAGTAAAACGATACCGTCGTTCGCGGAAATACCTAATCACGTTGGTAACCTGTTGATTCAATCGATATCGATTAACTCGGCGTACACGTCCAGAATAATGCCCGGGCAAGATCCTACCGATTTGCCGATGCAAGTCGGTAACAAAACCGAATGTGCCTTACTTGGATTCGTAATTGCCCTGGgcaaaaattatcaaacatTGAGGGATGACCAACCGGAGGAAACATTTACGCGGGTATACACGTTCAACAGCGTTAGAAAGAGTATGTCGACGGTGATACCGCGACAGGGAGGTGGTTACAGACTCTTCACCAAGGGCGCTTCCGagatcatcatgaagaa ATGTGCCTTTATTTATGGTCGCgacggaaatttggaaaaattcacgCGAGACATGCAAGATCGTCTCGTTAAGAACGTGATCGAGCCGATGGCGTGTAACGGATTACGTACAATATCAATCGCGTATCGTGACTTTGTACCTGGTAAAGCGGAGATAAATCAGGTTCACAGCGAGAACGAGCCAAACTGGGAGGACGAGGATAATATCGTTTGTAATTTGACTTGTTTGGGAATAGTGGGTATCGAGGATCCGGTCAGACCCGAGGTACCGGATGCCATAAGGAAATGTCAAAAAGCCGGCATTACCGTCCGAATGGTTACGGGAGATAACGTCAATACGGCGCGTTCGATTGCCCAAAAATGTGGTATATTCAAGCCGAACGAAGACTGGCTCATACTGGAGGGTAAAGAATTTAACAGGAGAATAAGGGATAGCAATGGCGAGGTGCAGCAACATTTGCTCGACAAAGTATGGCCAAAATTGAGGGTACTCGCGAGATCATCGCCAACTGACAAATACACTCTGGTTAAGGGAATGATCGACAGTAAAGTATCGGCATCCAGGGAAGTCGTCGCCGTAACCGGTGACGGTACAAACGACGGTCCGGCGTTGAAGAAAGCCGACGTTGGTTTTGCCATGGGTATCGCCGGTACGGACGTTGCCAAGGAAGCATCCGACATTATACTCACCGATGACAATTTTTCCTCGATAGTCAAAGCCGTTATGTGGGGTCGTAACGTTTACGATAGCATAGCCAAATTCTTGCAATTTCAACTTACCGTCAACGTTGTTGCCGTCATCGTTGCGTTCATCGGCGCTTGCGCCGTACAAGATTCACCACTCAAAGCCGTACAAATGTTGTGGGTTAATTTAATTATGGACACTCTAGCCTCACTCGCACTCGCCACCGAATTACCGACCCCCGATCTTCTACTTCGCAAACCTTATGGACGCACGAAACCGCTTATATCACGAACCATGATGAAGAACATACTTGGTCAGGCCGTTTATCAGTTGGTCGTTATTTTTACGCTTCTATTCAAAG GCCACGATATGCTCAACATCGATACGGGACTCGGAGTTGCGGAGCAGGGTGGCGGCGCGACCCAGCACTTTACAATCATATTCAACACATTCGTCATGATGACCGTGTTCAACGAATTTAATGCAAGAAAAATTCATGGTCAGCGCAATGTCTTCCAGGGAATCTTCACGAATCCcatattttattcgatttgGATCGGAACCTGCTTGTCTCAA GTATTCATCATTCAGTACGGTAAAATGGCGTTCAGCACAAAAGCTCTGGATCTTGATCAGTGGATGTGGTGTCTCTTCTTCGGGATTGGTACGCTACTGTGGGGCCAAGTAGTCACGTGTATTCCGACCCGCAAGATACCCAAGATCCTTTC ATGGGGCCGCGGCCAGCCGGATGATATCGGTGCTATCAATCTAGGAGACGAGAATTACGATCCAGACTCGGATAAAAAGCCGCGGGCAGGACAAATTCTGTGGATTCGTGGTCTTACGCGGCTACAGACTCAG
- the PMCA gene encoding plasma membrane calcium-transporting ATPase 2 isoform X4, with translation MATIDGRPAQYGITLKQLRELMEHRGREGVNKINGYGGVQEICKKLYTSPSEGLSGSTADIQHRRDTFGSNMIPPKPPKTFLQLVWEALQDVTLIILEIAALVSLGLSFYQPKDDDDDEIVVGHLDEDEGKYGWIEGLAILISVIVVVIVTAFNDYSKERQFRGLQNRIEGEHKFSVIRQGEVKQISVSDIVVGDICQIKYGDLLPADGILIQSNDLKVDESSLTGESDHVKKGEAFDPMVLSGTHVMEGSGKMLVAAVGVNSQAGIIFTLLGAAVDQQEQEIKKMKKEAKKQRKKKSLSGDEVGEITGNSHTSGGAKHEGGENHHAPAASSGGGGHESKKEKSVLQAKLTKLAIQIGYAGSTIAVLTVVILVIQFCITNFVIHQRAWKSKYAGNLVRHLIIGVTVLVVAVPEGLPLAVTLSLAYSVKKMMKDNNLVRHLDACETMGNATAICSDKTGTLTTNRMTVVQSYLCEKLSKTIPSFAEIPNHVGNLLIQSISINSAYTSRIMPGQDPTDLPMQVGNKTECALLGFVIALGKNYQTLRDDQPEETFTRVYTFNSVRKSMSTVIPRQGGGYRLFTKGASEIIMKKCAFIYGRDGNLEKFTRDMQDRLVKNVIEPMACNGLRTISIAYRDFVPGKAEINQVHSENEPNWEDEDNIVCNLTCLGIVGIEDPVRPEVPDAIRKCQKAGITVRMVTGDNVNTARSIAQKCGIFKPNEDWLILEGKEFNRRIRDSNGEVQQHLLDKVWPKLRVLARSSPTDKYTLVKGMIDSKVSASREVVAVTGDGTNDGPALKKADVGFAMGIAGTDVAKEASDIILTDDNFSSIVKAVMWGRNVYDSIAKFLQFQLTVNVVAVIVAFIGACAVQDSPLKAVQMLWVNLIMDTLASLALATELPTPDLLLRKPYGRTKPLISRTMMKNILGQAVYQLVVIFTLLFKGHDMLNIDTGLGVAEQGGGATQHFTIIFNTFVMMTVFNEFNARKIHGQRNVFQGIFTNPIFYSIWIGTCLSQVFIIQYGKMAFSTKALDLDQWMWCLFFGIGTLLWGQVVTCIPTRKIPKILSWGRGQPDDIGAINLGDENYDPDSDKKPRAGQILWIRGLTRLQTQTSNRTLVQNVSVTGRSPSQDYYMIRVVNAFRQGLDSRYGEHSTVTLAEVLRKQSTLNKRISQTSSIDYADNIPDELTIPEIDVERLSSHSHTETAV, from the exons ATGGCGACGATAGATGGGCGGCCCGCCCAATATGGCATCACTCTCAAACAGCTTAGGGAGCTCATGGAACATCGAGGGCGCGAAGGTGTCAATAAAATTAATGGCTACGGGGGAGTTCaggaaatttgtaaaaaattgtatacctCGCCCAGCGAAG GCCTCAGCGGATCGACGGCGGATATACAACACAGGCGAGACACATTCGGTTCAAACATGATACCTCCGAAACCaccaaaaacatttttacaatTAGTGTGGGAAGCGTTGCAAGATGTTACTTTAATCATTCTCGAAATAGCCGCATTGGTTTCGTTAGGTCTTAGCTTCTATCAACCAAaggatgacgatgacgacgaaa TTGTCGTCGGTCATCTGGACGAGGACGAGGGTAAATACGGTTGGATCGAGGGCCTCGCGATCCTTATATCTGTAATAGTAGTGGTCATAGTTACGGCATTCAACGACTACTCCAAAGAACGACAATTTCGAGGTCTTCAAAATCGAATAGAAGGAGAACACAAGTTTTCCGTAATTCGGCAAGGAGAAGTTAAACAAATCTCTGTGTCGGACATCGTCGTGGGCGATATATGTCAG ATAAAATACGGTGATTTGTTACCCGCCGATGGTATTCTTATACAGAGCAACGACCTCAAAGTGGATGAATCCAGTTTGACGGGAGAATCGGACCACGTTAAGAAGGGTGAAGCGTTTGATCCTATGGTGCTATCGG GTACACACGTGATGGAAGGCTCGGGTAAGATGTTGGTCGCTGCGGTTGGCGTCAACTCGCAGGCCGGCATCATCTTTACTCTCTTGGGTGCAGCGGTCGACCAGCAAGAGCaagaaatcaagaaaatgaagaagg AGGCTAAAAAGCAGCGGAAGAAGAAGTCTCTATCAG GCGACGAGGTTGGAGAAATAACTGGCAACAGTCACACGAGTGGAGGAGCTAAACACGAAGGTGGAGAAAATCATCACGCCCCAGCAGCATCCAGTGGCGGTGGAGGCCACgaatcgaaaaaagaaaagagcgtGTTGCAGGCCAAGTTGACGAAACTCGCGATACAAATTGGCTACGCTGGCTCGACGATCGCCGTTCTTACAGTCGTTATACTAGTCATACAATTCTGCATAACGAATTTCGTTATACACCAAAGAGCATGGAAAAGCAAGTATGCCGGAAATCTCGTACGCCATCTGATTATCGGTGTGACCGTACTCGTCGTTGCCGTACCGGAAGGTCTTCCTCTAGCTGTCACACTCTCCCTCGCCTATTCCGTCAAG AAAATGATGAAGGACAACAATTTGGTGCGTCATTTGGACGCTTGCGAGACGATGGGTAACGCAACGGCCATATGCTCGGACAAAACCGGCACCCTGACGACCAATCGGATGACAGTCGTACAATCGTATCTGTGCGAAAAATTGAGTAAAACGATACCGTCGTTCGCGGAAATACCTAATCACGTTGGTAACCTGTTGATTCAATCGATATCGATTAACTCGGCGTACACGTCCAGAATAATGCCCGGGCAAGATCCTACCGATTTGCCGATGCAAGTCGGTAACAAAACCGAATGTGCCTTACTTGGATTCGTAATTGCCCTGGgcaaaaattatcaaacatTGAGGGATGACCAACCGGAGGAAACATTTACGCGGGTATACACGTTCAACAGCGTTAGAAAGAGTATGTCGACGGTGATACCGCGACAGGGAGGTGGTTACAGACTCTTCACCAAGGGCGCTTCCGagatcatcatgaagaa ATGTGCCTTTATTTATGGTCGCgacggaaatttggaaaaattcacgCGAGACATGCAAGATCGTCTCGTTAAGAACGTGATCGAGCCGATGGCGTGTAACGGATTACGTACAATATCAATCGCGTATCGTGACTTTGTACCTGGTAAAGCGGAGATAAATCAGGTTCACAGCGAGAACGAGCCAAACTGGGAGGACGAGGATAATATCGTTTGTAATTTGACTTGTTTGGGAATAGTGGGTATCGAGGATCCGGTCAGACCCGAGGTACCGGATGCCATAAGGAAATGTCAAAAAGCCGGCATTACCGTCCGAATGGTTACGGGAGATAACGTCAATACGGCGCGTTCGATTGCCCAAAAATGTGGTATATTCAAGCCGAACGAAGACTGGCTCATACTGGAGGGTAAAGAATTTAACAGGAGAATAAGGGATAGCAATGGCGAGGTGCAGCAACATTTGCTCGACAAAGTATGGCCAAAATTGAGGGTACTCGCGAGATCATCGCCAACTGACAAATACACTCTGGTTAAGGGAATGATCGACAGTAAAGTATCGGCATCCAGGGAAGTCGTCGCCGTAACCGGTGACGGTACAAACGACGGTCCGGCGTTGAAGAAAGCCGACGTTGGTTTTGCCATGGGTATCGCCGGTACGGACGTTGCCAAGGAAGCATCCGACATTATACTCACCGATGACAATTTTTCCTCGATAGTCAAAGCCGTTATGTGGGGTCGTAACGTTTACGATAGCATAGCCAAATTCTTGCAATTTCAACTTACCGTCAACGTTGTTGCCGTCATCGTTGCGTTCATCGGCGCTTGCGCCGTACAAGATTCACCACTCAAAGCCGTACAAATGTTGTGGGTTAATTTAATTATGGACACTCTAGCCTCACTCGCACTCGCCACCGAATTACCGACCCCCGATCTTCTACTTCGCAAACCTTATGGACGCACGAAACCGCTTATATCACGAACCATGATGAAGAACATACTTGGTCAGGCCGTTTATCAGTTGGTCGTTATTTTTACGCTTCTATTCAAAG GCCACGATATGCTCAACATCGATACGGGACTCGGAGTTGCGGAGCAGGGTGGCGGCGCGACCCAGCACTTTACAATCATATTCAACACATTCGTCATGATGACCGTGTTCAACGAATTTAATGCAAGAAAAATTCATGGTCAGCGCAATGTCTTCCAGGGAATCTTCACGAATCCcatattttattcgatttgGATCGGAACCTGCTTGTCTCAA GTATTCATCATTCAGTACGGTAAAATGGCGTTCAGCACAAAAGCTCTGGATCTTGATCAGTGGATGTGGTGTCTCTTCTTCGGGATTGGTACGCTACTGTGGGGCCAAGTAGTCACGTGTATTCCGACCCGCAAGATACCCAAGATCCTTTC ATGGGGCCGCGGCCAGCCGGATGATATCGGTGCTATCAATCTAGGAGACGAGAATTACGATCCAGACTCGGATAAAAAGCCGCGGGCAGGACAAATTCTGTGGATTCGTGGTCTTACGCGGCTACAGACTCAG
- the PMCA gene encoding plasma membrane calcium-transporting ATPase 2 isoform X3, with product MATIDGRPAQYGITLKQLRELMEHRGREGVNKINGYGGVQEICKKLYTSPSEGLSGSTADIQHRRDTFGSNMIPPKPPKTFLQLVWEALQDVTLIILEIAALVSLGLSFYQPKDDDDDEIVVGHLDEDEGKYGWIEGLAILISVIVVVIVTAFNDYSKERQFRGLQNRIEGEHKFSVIRQGEVKQISVSDIVVGDICQIKYGDLLPADGILIQSNDLKVDESSLTGESDHVKKGEAFDPMVLSGTHVMEGSGKMLVAAVGVNSQAGIIFTLLGAAVDQQEQEIKKMKKEAKKQRKKKSLSGDEVGEITGNSHTSGGAKHEGGENHHAPAASSGGGGHESKKEKSVLQAKLTKLAIQIGYAGSTIAVLTVVILVIQFCITNFVIHQRAWKSKYAGNLVRHLIIGVTVLVVAVPEGLPLAVTLSLAYSVKKMMKDNNLVRHLDACETMGNATAICSDKTGTLTTNRMTVVQSYLCEKLSKTIPSFAEIPNHVGNLLIQSISINSAYTSRIMPGQDPTDLPMQVGNKTECALLGFVIALGKNYQTLRDDQPEETFTRVYTFNSVRKSMSTVIPRQGGGYRLFTKGASEIIMKKCAFIYGRDGNLEKFTRDMQDRLVKNVIEPMACNGLRTISIAYRDFVPGKAEINQVHSENEPNWEDEDNIVCNLTCLGIVGIEDPVRPEVPDAIRKCQKAGITVRMVTGDNVNTARSIAQKCGIFKPNEDWLILEGKEFNRRIRDSNGEVQQHLLDKVWPKLRVLARSSPTDKYTLVKGMIDSKVSASREVVAVTGDGTNDGPALKKADVGFAMGIAGTDVAKEASDIILTDDNFSSIVKAVMWGRNVYDSIAKFLQFQLTVNVVAVIVAFIGACAVQDSPLKAVQMLWVNLIMDTLASLALATELPTPDLLLRKPYGRTKPLISRTMMKNILGQAVYQLVVIFTLLFKGHDMLNIDTGLGVAEQGGGATQHFTIIFNTFVMMTVFNEFNARKIHGQRNVFQGIFTNPIFYSIWIGTCLSQVFIIQYGKMAFSTKALDLDQWMWCLFFGIGTLLWGQVVTCIPTRKIPKILSWGRGQPDDIGAINLGDENYDPDSDKKPRAGQILWIRGLTRLQTQVIGGELQERLIPVPYSKSSTDQAIRVVNAFRQGLDSRYGEHSTVTLAEVLRKQSTLNKRISQTSSIDYADNIPDELTIPEIDVERLSSHSHTETAV from the exons ATGGCGACGATAGATGGGCGGCCCGCCCAATATGGCATCACTCTCAAACAGCTTAGGGAGCTCATGGAACATCGAGGGCGCGAAGGTGTCAATAAAATTAATGGCTACGGGGGAGTTCaggaaatttgtaaaaaattgtatacctCGCCCAGCGAAG GCCTCAGCGGATCGACGGCGGATATACAACACAGGCGAGACACATTCGGTTCAAACATGATACCTCCGAAACCaccaaaaacatttttacaatTAGTGTGGGAAGCGTTGCAAGATGTTACTTTAATCATTCTCGAAATAGCCGCATTGGTTTCGTTAGGTCTTAGCTTCTATCAACCAAaggatgacgatgacgacgaaa TTGTCGTCGGTCATCTGGACGAGGACGAGGGTAAATACGGTTGGATCGAGGGCCTCGCGATCCTTATATCTGTAATAGTAGTGGTCATAGTTACGGCATTCAACGACTACTCCAAAGAACGACAATTTCGAGGTCTTCAAAATCGAATAGAAGGAGAACACAAGTTTTCCGTAATTCGGCAAGGAGAAGTTAAACAAATCTCTGTGTCGGACATCGTCGTGGGCGATATATGTCAG ATAAAATACGGTGATTTGTTACCCGCCGATGGTATTCTTATACAGAGCAACGACCTCAAAGTGGATGAATCCAGTTTGACGGGAGAATCGGACCACGTTAAGAAGGGTGAAGCGTTTGATCCTATGGTGCTATCGG GTACACACGTGATGGAAGGCTCGGGTAAGATGTTGGTCGCTGCGGTTGGCGTCAACTCGCAGGCCGGCATCATCTTTACTCTCTTGGGTGCAGCGGTCGACCAGCAAGAGCaagaaatcaagaaaatgaagaagg AGGCTAAAAAGCAGCGGAAGAAGAAGTCTCTATCAG GCGACGAGGTTGGAGAAATAACTGGCAACAGTCACACGAGTGGAGGAGCTAAACACGAAGGTGGAGAAAATCATCACGCCCCAGCAGCATCCAGTGGCGGTGGAGGCCACgaatcgaaaaaagaaaagagcgtGTTGCAGGCCAAGTTGACGAAACTCGCGATACAAATTGGCTACGCTGGCTCGACGATCGCCGTTCTTACAGTCGTTATACTAGTCATACAATTCTGCATAACGAATTTCGTTATACACCAAAGAGCATGGAAAAGCAAGTATGCCGGAAATCTCGTACGCCATCTGATTATCGGTGTGACCGTACTCGTCGTTGCCGTACCGGAAGGTCTTCCTCTAGCTGTCACACTCTCCCTCGCCTATTCCGTCAAG AAAATGATGAAGGACAACAATTTGGTGCGTCATTTGGACGCTTGCGAGACGATGGGTAACGCAACGGCCATATGCTCGGACAAAACCGGCACCCTGACGACCAATCGGATGACAGTCGTACAATCGTATCTGTGCGAAAAATTGAGTAAAACGATACCGTCGTTCGCGGAAATACCTAATCACGTTGGTAACCTGTTGATTCAATCGATATCGATTAACTCGGCGTACACGTCCAGAATAATGCCCGGGCAAGATCCTACCGATTTGCCGATGCAAGTCGGTAACAAAACCGAATGTGCCTTACTTGGATTCGTAATTGCCCTGGgcaaaaattatcaaacatTGAGGGATGACCAACCGGAGGAAACATTTACGCGGGTATACACGTTCAACAGCGTTAGAAAGAGTATGTCGACGGTGATACCGCGACAGGGAGGTGGTTACAGACTCTTCACCAAGGGCGCTTCCGagatcatcatgaagaa ATGTGCCTTTATTTATGGTCGCgacggaaatttggaaaaattcacgCGAGACATGCAAGATCGTCTCGTTAAGAACGTGATCGAGCCGATGGCGTGTAACGGATTACGTACAATATCAATCGCGTATCGTGACTTTGTACCTGGTAAAGCGGAGATAAATCAGGTTCACAGCGAGAACGAGCCAAACTGGGAGGACGAGGATAATATCGTTTGTAATTTGACTTGTTTGGGAATAGTGGGTATCGAGGATCCGGTCAGACCCGAGGTACCGGATGCCATAAGGAAATGTCAAAAAGCCGGCATTACCGTCCGAATGGTTACGGGAGATAACGTCAATACGGCGCGTTCGATTGCCCAAAAATGTGGTATATTCAAGCCGAACGAAGACTGGCTCATACTGGAGGGTAAAGAATTTAACAGGAGAATAAGGGATAGCAATGGCGAGGTGCAGCAACATTTGCTCGACAAAGTATGGCCAAAATTGAGGGTACTCGCGAGATCATCGCCAACTGACAAATACACTCTGGTTAAGGGAATGATCGACAGTAAAGTATCGGCATCCAGGGAAGTCGTCGCCGTAACCGGTGACGGTACAAACGACGGTCCGGCGTTGAAGAAAGCCGACGTTGGTTTTGCCATGGGTATCGCCGGTACGGACGTTGCCAAGGAAGCATCCGACATTATACTCACCGATGACAATTTTTCCTCGATAGTCAAAGCCGTTATGTGGGGTCGTAACGTTTACGATAGCATAGCCAAATTCTTGCAATTTCAACTTACCGTCAACGTTGTTGCCGTCATCGTTGCGTTCATCGGCGCTTGCGCCGTACAAGATTCACCACTCAAAGCCGTACAAATGTTGTGGGTTAATTTAATTATGGACACTCTAGCCTCACTCGCACTCGCCACCGAATTACCGACCCCCGATCTTCTACTTCGCAAACCTTATGGACGCACGAAACCGCTTATATCACGAACCATGATGAAGAACATACTTGGTCAGGCCGTTTATCAGTTGGTCGTTATTTTTACGCTTCTATTCAAAG GCCACGATATGCTCAACATCGATACGGGACTCGGAGTTGCGGAGCAGGGTGGCGGCGCGACCCAGCACTTTACAATCATATTCAACACATTCGTCATGATGACCGTGTTCAACGAATTTAATGCAAGAAAAATTCATGGTCAGCGCAATGTCTTCCAGGGAATCTTCACGAATCCcatattttattcgatttgGATCGGAACCTGCTTGTCTCAA GTATTCATCATTCAGTACGGTAAAATGGCGTTCAGCACAAAAGCTCTGGATCTTGATCAGTGGATGTGGTGTCTCTTCTTCGGGATTGGTACGCTACTGTGGGGCCAAGTAGTCACGTGTATTCCGACCCGCAAGATACCCAAGATCCTTTC ATGGGGCCGCGGCCAGCCGGATGATATCGGTGCTATCAATCTAGGAGACGAGAATTACGATCCAGACTCGGATAAAAAGCCGCGGGCAGGACAAATTCTGTGGATTCGTGGTCTTACGCGGCTACAGACTCAG